TACACTAAAATAATAGCAGTGTATCTGCACATTAATAAGCAAACATTTAGAAGTTACTTTTCTAAACAACTGCTTAATTTTATATGCAGTAATTGAACAAATTAATTCTTTGATAGttaatttatttagtttaattattAGTTACGTAAATCAGTTACCAGACATTAAAAAAGGTGAGACAGTGTGTGACAGGAAGTTGTCTCCGTATTTTCCCTGTTTTAATAAATATGTTTGTTGTTAATCTCTTTCAGAGTGGATTTCAAGAAGATGGAGAGGGTCTCACGAATGTTGACCTTTCTAAACATGCAACTGCATTTCTTCTTCAAGCCAGAGAAACCCATCGACTGACACAGGTAATTTATGCCATTGATTTtccaattattatatttaatttttagtTGCAAGCTTAAAAACAATAATCTTAAACTGTAAAATGACTTGGCCACTGTTCAGTCCTGGCATCTTGGTTGATCCGATCACGGGTCGAAAAGCTGTCAGAGAAACACCTGACATTAGAATGTTTGCCACATTAGTTACTTCAGTGACCACGGGTGATTCGGATCTCATTTGCCTTCCCCGCTATATATGCAAATGGTAACGATACGTTGCTTACAAAATCTGCCCACTCCACTATATATAAGTTGAGCATGATACTAAGAATAGAGACAATATAGTACACCTCAACCTAACACTTTTAGTGAGCACTGTCCACTGGTTGTGATCCTATTGCTCAAAAAAACCGAAGTCTAAGACCAAGTGTAAACAAGGCTGGTAAGTTGCGGAAGGCAATATTTTTCATGAAAGTTTTGCTGGAAATAGGCCCATTTGGATCATGCAGGTCACGAACAATATGGAATTGAGGGGGTATTTAAAAACCCGCTAGTGGTATGAGTTTGTAGTTGCTGCAATTGTTGATTATGAATTTTATAATCGAGAAGtttgttgtttgtctgtgttctaCTCCCCAGAGAGCTGTTGTTACAATAGTGGGTGGAGAGTCCAGCAATAGCAGGCCGCATTATTGAGCACCTAAAACTGCAAATGAACGATAGGATTGGAGAGACAGTTCCTGTTGACCTGGATCAACTAAAGATTGAGGCAATGGGGGAGAGTTGACCATTGTTGACCCGTTCTGTCAAAGTTGCTTCCACCCATGTGCAAGGATAAAGACCATGGAAAGAACGTGTGAAAACCAGTTGAAACCAGAGATGTTGTTCGGCAAAACAAACAGTATTGGTAAGGTGAAACCTAGGAGACGAGACAGATGTCTTACAGTAAGGACATTGTTTTTTCATTAGCTTACCGTTGGTGAAAAGTTGGAGGCAGCTGCTATGCACATCCAAGAACAGTGCAATGATTGCTGAGAGACCAAAGACGTGTGAAGGATGGATTTTTCATGAGTTCATTGATAGGAGAACAGTTTTTAAGTCACCCACTGTTTTTGAAAGTTCCCACAGCAGTTGCAGGTGGTTTGATAGACAAGATGAAATTGAGCTATGCAATCCTCCTTGTGGATCTcgtgcaaacaaaaacaaattgtttGATTTAGTACACCTTAGTAACATCAACCCTAAATACAGAAGACTTTGCCGCTATTTCGTCTGCCTTGCCATGTGGTAAAATCAATAGATCTTCTCATTGTTGGTATTGATAAGATATTGGAGAGGAGTAACTGTGATTTCCACTGAGCTGGCGTGATGGTGTCCCGGTTGTCACTACTGACAAAAGGTGAGAGGGACAATTATGGGGCACTTATGTCTGTGTGCGGAGACACTTCTAGCTTCAGCATGAAGTGGCCTGGATTTAAGATAGGAGTGGGATGTGCCTACAGTAAATGCAGGCACTGTGAATGCAACTTTGAAGACATGCAGGTCGTGCAAATGtagaagattttttttttgttaaaaaggACAATGTCAAGTCATAACAGTCAATGTATGACATTGAGAAGACAAAATACTGACTTTTGAAAGAAAATCTAAAAAAAAGCGACCTATGGCATAAACAGAGGAAAGCAAAATTACCAGAATTGTCCCTCACTTTTGATATAATCAATCAAACCCCACAAGACATCATGCATGTCATTTCTGAAGGTGTTGCCCCATATGaaatcaaatgtgttttaaagCATCTTGTGCTTTCAGGACACATGGACTTAGATGCATTCAACAGTGCAATTATTGGTTTCCCTTATTCTCCTGTGGAAGCAAGGGATAAGCCTTGCCACATATCTGTCAATACACTGTCatcaaatgacaataaattGAAACAGTCAGCTGGGCAGATGCTGGTTTGTTAAAGATTCTGCCTTTCTTATTGATAAAATTGGAGAAAATGATTACACACAAATGCTACTTAAGTTGTTAGAGATAGTCAAAATTCTGTTTTCCACCTATTATTGCTCTCTCAACTCTTTCAAGGCTGAAGCTTTAATAGAGcaacatttaaaacatttcaaacaacTGTTTCCAGATGCAAATATATACCCAAACAACATTACTTGCTGCATCTCCTTCTCAGATTAAGGCACTTGGGTCCTACAGTGAGGCATATGTGGCATGCCTTTGAGTCAAAGCATTGCTTTTTAAGCAGTGGGGCTTTGAAAAGTAGTTTTAAAAATATCTGTAAGTCACTTGTGAAGCACAACCAACTTTATGAATGTAGTCAAATGTGCATGAGAAACATCCAATTTGTTCAAGTGAAGCTGACATGGGCCCAGCCTCTGAGGTGAAAAATGTTCACTATGTAGAAGTAAAGATTAAAGACTTCTTAGGAATAGAGCACGTTGAACTATAGTTTCAGTAAATTGGATTATGCAACATGGAAATAAGCATTCATGTGGgaaatctttggttatttctaaTGTCATCAATGATACTCCAGAGTTTGCACTTGtgaaaaacatttattattttaaatgcttCAGTGTATTGTTTTGAATGCCAACCTCTCTCTACAGTTGGGTGGAATGATCATTATTTAGCTTACGAGGTAGAAGTTCCCGACCTAGCTCAAGCCAATATTTTCATGGATGCTGAAAAGCTTGTTGATTATACACCATGCTACTATGTAAACTTCAATAATAGCAAGTACATTCCACTGAAGTATGATCTCTCAGATATCCTCAAACATCATTCTTGAGTGTATTGAGTGGGTATTtgggcagattttttttttaagcattgaaaaacacttatttatgacagcatttatttttatttgttactTAAGTAATAATGTGGTGCAGTATGTCCAGAGGGCAACAGAACAGAGGAGGTAACATAATTCCAGCTTTTGCCTCTGTCTTTTTTACACATCACATCGACATGGTTTGATGGAAATGTAAGAAAAATAGCCACACTGTACTGTGCATTGTGAGTTGTTGTGAATTGGGCATGTTGACCTGCAGTTTTCAATAAAGCAGATTTGTTTTCTCAATTCAAGTTAAGTCTATTTCTTGAAACAAGACGATTCATCTTTTACAAATAACACAGCAGCTTAAAAACCTAATGACATGTCAAAAAAGCTTGTTTAACCTGAGATATAACTCAAAACAAGATGTTTTCAAGACAGTTTCACTTAACAATATATTCAAGATGCACTGTCTAAAAACAAGCTCCTTTATATCACTTAAATGTTGCTCTTTAGGTAATTTTGTCTTATATTAAGTGTGATGAGATATTTTGACTAGAAattagaaaaatatatttggcaAGATTTTGAGTTTTTGCAGTGTGTTCATTCAAGAATGAAAGTCAAAGTCGTTtctcttcaaatatcaaaaTCTTGCTTGAAAGCCTTCTTGGCTCCCGGTTGTGAACTTGACCAGCTTTCCAACCAACACAGAGAAAAGTATCGTGCACTATTTGACCATATTCCATTCACCTGTTCATCTCTGTGGCTGGCGCAGTGTTTTGGCTAGAGAATTGCTTGGGCATGGTGAGAGTGTGAAGCTCAAGGTAAAAACATGTGTCATATGCCAGAAGGGTAAAAGTTGGCCCTTGCATAATGTAGAATAAGGTTTATCTGCAGAGCTAACCAGTCTCACACTCGGACCATTTGACTCATGCATATCGAACCAGTAAACATGTTTCTTATAATTATACTCATTCCCCATATCTACCGGTTCATCACAACCCTTCAAAGACATGCTCACAACATAAATGGGAGAGAGCCTCAATACCTTCCCTGGTCAGTCACTGATAGCTGTTAGAGTCAACATTTGTTATGGCACGCTGTACAAGCAGAGATAGTCTGGGGATGAATTGACAGGGTCCCTTGAATCGTGTCTGTGACGACAGGTCCATCACGTCAGAACCATTAGGAAGGAGACTTGGGGTGATGATAATGTATTGATCTGCTTGTGATGGACGGGCCATGAAACCTTTATATATGAAGTTCTTTCACCTAGCCGAGGTAGTCCACACTCGGGCCCCCTTAAGCTACGGTCACTATGCTGTCTTTAGCGCTGTTCTACCTTTTGGCCGTGATCTGCTCTGCAAGAAGGACCCATGCTCTACCGATTTATCCTGATGCCGACCCGGAACCACAGGCAGGTAAGAAAAACTAGAACGAGATCATGTGGCTCATGAAATCCTTATCTTGAAATAATATACATACAATGACGGACATTGGTGTATTCACCAACTACGTCTATATACTTAATAAAACTAAAAGCCCAGACCGCAACCTCATTGGCTCAATAGGATATGTATGTAATTAGTATGTAATTAGTATGCATTGAGTGATGTTTGCGTTCAAAGTTACGTGTCCTCAACAGCAAGTCATTGGCATTGATAAATTGACACCCTAGACACACAATGTCATAACACAACAATTTATCTTCTAAGATTTCATGCAGAAGTTAGCGGCAGAGGTGGAGGATGGAGAGATCCCGGTTcagggggaacagagagaggggaacaaCCTCTATCCGCTTCTCGATCAGCTCTACGGGGGCAGGGACTCCTGGAACAAAGGTAGAACTGACAAACTAAAGGCATTGAGGCCAGCCCTCTTGAAGAAATCAATTACATTAGAAATTGCCCCGTTGTCATGTCCACGGTGTTAGGCTTGTACTTAATAtgcattttttgttgttgctatcTCTCTCAAAGGGATCACTAAAGATTCCACTCCCAAAGAGTCATACTCCAACATGGTAGGCCAGCTGATCATGAAATAATGAATGGGAATTTGAGAAAAACTATGGTGACATTAAAGCTGTTGTTTTTGGGCTCCAGGTGGACGACCTTAAAGAAGTGGTGTTGAAGTTGGCAGCGGCGGACAAGCTTCGCTCACAGGGCTTTCTTCGATCCGGGCAGAGCTTACCTAAGACCAACAAGAGGGGTGAGCCTTCAGTGTTCTGCCATTGTATGGTATTCTTTAGATAGGTATAATTGCATGTCCAGAGGTCAGAGGCAAGAAGGAGCCAAACATGCAGCTTTGCATCTAATTACAATGGTTTATGATAATAACTACACCTTTTCATTAGTCCCACTGTCATTAGTCCAGACTGGTTAACCCTGTTATACCTGTATGTGATGATAAACTCACCACGATGTTAGCCAAGGATGTGATTAACTCATTCCATGTACAGGGGAAATTGGTTAACATTGTATTAAGATGTAGGATTTGTTTCAAATCTGTTTTCTGTTCTTGCAACTTATTTAATCTTTCTTGTTTCCTTGACAGCATGCTTCTGGAAATACTGCGTGACCAACTAGGACGTTTCCATGATGATCAAAAATCCTTATCCTCATCATATTCTTGTGTCGCGAAGTGAACATTTGATTTTTACACATAACATTATTTTATACATATTGCCAAGAATATAAAAAAGAtgaatttaaatatattttttacgtTTGCCTATAATCTTTCGTTGTCAACGAAAAAAACTAAATGTAAAATGGtccctgattctctctctccctgtctctttatctcactctttctctcaaacttattttttatctttctctGATAATTGatcatacatatgcacacacactccaaataAAAATGTGTCAAATATTAAAATTGAAGGAATGAATGTGTCATACAGGTTAACTCTTAACTTATGGTATTATAAATTGGGACTGATGAACTTTACAAGACAGTTAATTGTTGGGGTCAGTTACAATCTTAGAGCAAGTCAACTGAGCTTTACTTGGAGTAAACACCATGTGAACATTGATACAGGTGGCAAGAATCTAACCTGTAAAATATCTTTTGGCCACTTATCAAAAAGGTGGGATCTAACCACAGACCCCTCCTCTTCCCGGGGCCCACGAGGGCCAGTATTCAGGGTAGAAGGTTGTCAAGTCTGAGGGTGTTAGGACCTTCATATCTTAAAAACTTTCTTTACACGACATTCTGATCAAAGAGGTTTTGTGGGCCACAGTTCTGAGAGGCTTCATCCCACAAAAAATTATGCTAACTTTATTCTGTTAGCGCTGGAAATCTAAATGTCGGATATGTCATTCccgggaccagggggggggaaTGACATATCCGACACAAGATGGAGCATTTGCTGAGCCTTTGTGAGTCACTCCTTCTAGGGCTGGAGCCCCTAAATAGATAATTGTATATgtcctttgagaccctctttgatataaaagagaccccaggtctatagctcacttaaTATTGTCCTTGACCCATAAGCAGCCTACTCAATGcatcatttcctgtagggctacAGCATCCTAATTGATCATTCTAGTATATTTGATTGCCCTCTTTCATAGAAatgacaccaccaccagtggcaatttttttttggtgtttgtCGACATTAGGGGTACACCATACAGAAAAAGGAAGCTTGCAATGAGCATTTCAGAAATAGTCAATATACACACTCAGGATGAGGAATTAACTATTTTTATGATAAATTAATGAATTGTATTAAATAAACCTGCCTCATTAAATCATTGAACTTGTTGTTTTGCTTTCATCAATAGGTTATCGGCTGTGTCAATTCCAAATCTGTCCGTGCTAACACATATATCCCCTAGACAGtgataaaaaaacaatcatgttgaTTACAAAAGTGATTTATTAATTAAAACTAACGCATTCAAAAGGCAACTTCaaatatgtgtttattttctaacCAGAGGAACCTAGATTACGCCAAAAACAAAACCATTTACAGCAAATTACACTTAACATAGAACTCATGAACTTGTAACTAACTTGAACTGTGATTACAATGTGCACATTATTTTTCCTTATCATAGCATTCCGCTCCTATCAGGAACGTAGAATAATTATTTTCGGGGGGGTTGTTCAAAATATTGTGTTCATTATCAAATTTGTGTTTAACTTTAACGATGCTGAAGCAACTCGGTCCCAATTAAACATTGCTCCTTAGTCATGACGGGCCTACCACTGCTGGATGCATGAGTGATCAGGCCATTAAGAAAAAGCATTGATACTGACCCATCTCACTGCAGAGGTAGTGGCCCTTTCTTTAGGATGTTAATTTTCACAGGCAGTCTTTGCAAATCTCAAAACTGATATAAAGCAGCTTTATTTTATTCAACTTTTGAAAAGGCATTGGTTTTAAAAAATTAAATCAGTTAAAATGTCTAATAATCAGACGAAAAATACATAGACCTATTGCTTATAATCATGGGAGCGCATTGTGATTAAAGAGTTTGAGTGTTCTAGCTGCGGCTACGATTAGCCCATCCTGAGATCAATGACCTCAGTCGTTCTTCATATCTCCAGGGAAGGCATAACAACAAATAATCAATCATAAtattattcatatattcattGGATAATAATGTCAGAATTATTCCAGAACCATAAGTATTTTGCTGTTATTATTCCCTGGATTTTTTAACAAAATCTcaccattttaaaaacaatGAAAGCCTATGAACACAGGATGACGCAGCAGTTGTAGTATTACAATTAAAGTCAAACCCTATGTCTACCAGTTCATCAGAACCCGTCAAAGACACGTTCACAACATAAATGGGAGAGAGCCTCAACACCTTCCCTGGTCAGTCACTGATAGCTGTTAGAGTCAACATTTGTTATGGCACGCTGTACAAGCAGAGATAGTCTGGGGATGAATTGACAGGGTCCCCTGAATCGTGTCTGTGACGACAGGTCCATCACGTCAGAACCATTAGGAAGGAGACTTGGGGTGATGATAATGTATTGATCTGCTTGTGATGGACGGGCCATGAAACCTTTATATATGAAGTTCTTTCACCATGCCGAGGTAGTCCACACTCAGGCCCCCTTAAGCTACGGTCACTATGCTTTCTTTAGCGCTGTTCTACCTTTTGGCCGTGATCTGCTCTGCAAGAAGGACCCATGCTCAACCGATTTATCCTGATGCCGACCCGGAACCACAGGCAGGTAAGAAAAACTAGAACGAGATCGTCCTGTAGAGTCCTGAAATCCTTATGTTAAAATAACAtgatggtatttatatttagcAACCTCGTCTATATACTTAATAAAACAAAAGCCACACCTCAACCTCATTGGCTCATTATGATGTATGCATTTAGGGATGTTTGTGTTCAAAGCTGCATGTCCCCaactgcagacatgtccacgtATGTCAAAACTTAACAATTGATCTTCCCAGACTTCATACAGAAGTTAGCGGCAGAGGTGGAGGATGGAGAGATCCCGGTTcagggggaacagagagaggggaacaaCCTCTATCCGCTTCTAAATCAGCTCTATGGGGGCAGGGACCCCTGGATAAAAGGTAGAACTGACACATTGTAGGTCATTGAGGCCAGCCCTCTGGAAGAGATCAATTACATTTGAAATTGCCGAAGTACACCGAGTTAGGCTTGTACTTAAATTTACATTTCTTTGTTGTTGCTATCACTCTCAAAGGCATGACCAAAGATTCTGCTCCCAAAGAGTCATACTCCAACATGGTAGGGCAGCTGATCATGAAATAATGAATGGGAACTGAAGAAAAACGCTGGTGACATTAAAGCCCGTTTGTTGTTTTCGGGCTCCAGGTGGACAGCCTTAAAGAAGTGGTGTTGAAGTTGGCAGTGGCGGACAAGCTTCGCTCGCAGGGCTTCCGTCGATCCAGGCAGAGCTTACCTAAGACCAACAAGAGGGGTGAGCGTTGGGATTTAGTGTTCTGCCATTGTGTGGGCATTTTTAGATGGTGTCATTTATATTGCCAGAACCAAGGCAGCTAATAAAATGGCAAATAGGAGATGACATTACCTCACTGTGTCATTAGTCCTACTGTCATGCCTGTTGTACCAGTTATACTAAGATGGATAAAACCCAACCCTTTAACAAACCAAGACAGGTCGAGAAAGCAGAAGTTTGAAAGATAAAGACTTTATTATCACTTGTCACAAGTAACAAAAAACCTGACTTGGTTTGCAAAGAACTCCTGTTTTGGGGTTTGGCTTCAAGTTATATTCCCAAAGTCTGTGGAATTCCTCCTACATACACCGGCCAATCACAACGCCCTCTGCATTGGGCCTAGAAATTAGGCCCCTCCCCTAATTTCTATGATCGTAATGAAAATCTCTTCTAGCATATATCCAAACAGTTTACAACATTACCACCATAGTTGATTGTTGAATGCATTCATAACACAGGCAGTGATTGACTCAAGCATTACTTCGTTAACCTTACCATGTAAGTTAGCAAAGTGAGGGGAGGAATGAACAGGGCTCCTTCTTCCTTGCTACCGTCATAAAGCCCTCCCTGTCTTCTCCTGTAAGGATGAGTTCAACCAGGTATAGAGAGGTTTATAGCTCTTAGGGGTCAACTTGGAGTCAGCTAAGTAACTGTAGTTCATCTCAGGGGTGGCTGAGGTTGTAAATGAATGACACACGTGTGACTCGTGTGGTAAATATTTTTTCCAATAATACAGTAGGACTCATGACAACGAGTTGTCATGCGTATTAGTATTCAAATCCGTTTCAATATTCTATATTCTTATTACTATATTAGTATTCAAATCCGTTTCTGTTCTTGCAActaattttatttttcttgttaccTTGACAGCCTGCTTCTGGAAATATTGTGTGACCAACTAGGATGTTTCCATGACGATCAAAAGTTCTCGTCCGCATCATATTCTTGTGTTGAAAACTGAACATTATAATCTTGGACACAAAATATTGTTTATACATATTGCCAAGTACATAACAAATatgtattcaaatatatatttttaaaaatattcAAAAATAAACTTCTGTTGAATTTAttcatttcaataaaaaaaacgttattGCCAATATGTTCCCTAATTAtctctctcccaatctctcttctctatctccCATTTCAGTGTCATTTTGTCGTTAATGATCATACATATTTACACagactttaaataaaaatgtcGTGGTAAATGTTAAAATTGAAAGAAGAAAATACGTCTTTAGGGTTGGCATAATAGTGACTATATTAGTATTCCAATTCATGCTAATGCATTTGTATGAGTTGAGAGGCTCtttcttttttacattttcaaatatttaatttattatctAAATTGCTGCTCATGCATAggataacacaaacacacacgcctacacagAGCGGCACAAATCAAAACATTAATAACAATTATTtcatacaaaatatatttattcgTTGAACTTTAACTATAAAAATCATTGCTATGGAACTGTAATCAAACTGTTTTTGATTTGAATTACACTAGAATTGTCATTGTCAACAATAATTATGTTATATCTGTTTATTTACAATATAGACACAAAGAGCTAAATGCTAAATTAGATAATCATTCAATTACATACATACTTTTCTGTGGGAATtattacacagacacaaatgcaaTATAATCAGATCAGTTCTCCATTGTATGGTATCATTTGG
The DNA window shown above is from Gadus chalcogrammus isolate NIFS_2021 chromosome 10, NIFS_Gcha_1.0, whole genome shotgun sequence and carries:
- the urp1 gene encoding urotensin-related peptide 1, with amino-acid sequence MLSLALFYLLAVICSARRTHALPIYPDADPEPQADFMQKLAAEVEDGEIPVQGEQREGNNLYPLLDQLYGGRDSWNKGITKDSTPKESYSNMVDDLKEVVLKLAAADKLRSQGFLRSGQSLPKTNKRACFWKYCVTN